The genomic region AGCGATACTAATGATGGCGGTTTCTAACATTAAAAATAAGAGAGATTGAGCCGATAAAAATGTTTCCATCCGCCACCAAACTTTTTTATTTTTATCACGCCATTGCTCTACTATTTGATTAAATTTTTGGTTTTCATAGTCTTCTGTTGCAAAAGATTTAATTAAGCTATTACAGACAATAGCATCTGAGAGAATCCCATTCATTTGGGTATCTACTTGATTAACTTCTTCAAAACTAGGAACTAAATAGTTTTTTGATAAACTGTTAGTTACAAAAAAGAAAATTATAAAACCAAAAAAACCAATAATCCCAATCCAAAACCCGTTTCTAAACAAAATCCAGAGCAACCCAATACTTGTCAATATGCTTGGGTAAATTGACATAAATAGTGTATTAATAAACTTGTCAAAACCCCAAGTTCCTCGATTAATATTTCTAATAATACTACCCGCAAAATTATTAATATGCCATTCTGTACTTAAATGTTGTACTCGATTAAAAGCTTCAGTAACAAGTTTACTCGTCACTTTCATCGTCGCGTTACTCCATAAAGAAATTGTCGATATCCGCAAAATATAAGAGAATAATTTTATACTAGCCAAAGTCCCACAAATCCAAGCAGGAATGATCCAATTACCTGTAGAATTAGTAAAGCTATTGACTAATTTTCCGGTCAAAATGGGAATAAAAACCTGTAAAATAGTCTGAATTCCCAGTAAAAACAGTAAAACTACGATAGCATAACGGTATCCAGACCAATAAGTCCAGACAAATTTAAAAGTATTAATAAAATTATTGGTCTTTGGTTTATTGTCTTCCATAATCATTAAACTAGAAAATAAAGAATAGACAATACTATCATTGTTAATTTGTTTACAGATTAATTAAACTGCTGCGAGTGCTTTTTGATTTTTCTGACTAAACTGGTGCTATAATTAAGCTTCATATCTTCACAGAGAAATACTTCAAAACAGAATTTAACTTTATTTTTAGTTTTATTTTAGCTTTTACAATAGATACTGATGTCCTATCACCTTATCATATTATAGCATCTGACTATTAGTTATGATTAAATTTGATCGTCAATTATGGGATGATTTTTGGCATCTTACTCTTCCCTACTGGTTTTCTGAAGAAAAAAGAGGAGCTAGAGGGTTATTAATGCTGTTGTTGTTATTACTTCTATCAGTGAACGGAGTTCAGGTATATTGGAGTTTTATTAATCGAGACTTTATGACAGCGCTGGCCAATAAGGATACATCAAAGTTTTTTTCTTTGGCTTTAATTTATCTGGGTTCTTTTGCTATTAGAATTCCTATTATTGTTTTTTATACTTATTTTCAACAAAAATTAAGAATTTACTGGCGACGATGGTTAACTTATTATTTTCTCAACCAATATTTTAGTAACCAAAATTTTTATAAAATTAAATATAATTCTGAAATTGATAATACTGATGAGCGCATAAGCCAGGATATAGAAGCTTTTACCATAGCGACTCTTGATTATTTTCTCACAATTATTGATAGTATTATTACTTTAATATCTTTTTTGGGAATTCTTTATTCTATTTCTCTTACTTTGGTAATTCTTGTTCTTGTTTATGCTTTAGGGGGA from Gloeothece citriformis PCC 7424 harbors:
- a CDS encoding ABC transporter ATP-binding protein/permease, encoding MIKFDRQLWDDFWHLTLPYWFSEEKRGARGLLMLLLLLLLSVNGVQVYWSFINRDFMTALANKDTSKFFSLALIYLGSFAIRIPIIVFYTYFQQKLRIYWRRWLTYYFLNQYFSNQNFYKIKYNSEIDNTDERISQDIEAFTIATLDYFLTIIDSIITLISFLGILYSISLTLVILVLVYALGGTLITILLGKKLIKLNFKQLEKEANFRYQLIYGRDHSEMIAFFTGEKQELKQLKKTFNTVFQNLMAFIGSQRNLRFFTVGYNYLHLIIPSLVIAPLYFNGQVEFGVITQANFAFAQILSAFSLIVRQFDSLSAFIAQTNRLESFLTVMNSSTQKQQQELNFIDTQI